Proteins encoded within one genomic window of Streptomyces profundus:
- a CDS encoding NTP transferase domain-containing protein, whose amino-acid sequence MRPIAQAAGGVVAGPDGRVVVVSQQGRSWSLPKGHLEDGEGGREAAEREITEESGLVDLRHVTELGSYVRSGISGDGTILPDRLKNIEMHLYTSAGGPLIPTDPDNPSAVWADPASAARLLTHPADAAFLGAYAARIPAGDGPRAGATRPAHTAVILAAGLGSRLMPSTGTLPKACVPVGGVPIVVRALDALNAAGIHRAVIVTGHLAPTVTETVRGLRPRYDVRFVTNDRYATTGTAVSLATGLAALDPLEIPVVVEGDVVLESASFERLLARPGSSTGVEAYRPGLSGSFMTLDGRGHATGVSRADWRAPDTDVTDGYKTVNVHVFTHADLTGTVAPALAELTGRDPRAHLEHLLARCLGAGLSLEAVDMAGLRWYEVDDGADLAVAERLFEPATTPFDRR is encoded by the coding sequence GTGAGGCCGATCGCCCAGGCGGCCGGCGGCGTCGTGGCCGGGCCTGACGGCCGCGTTGTGGTCGTCTCCCAGCAGGGCCGTTCCTGGTCCCTGCCCAAGGGGCACCTGGAGGACGGCGAAGGGGGGCGCGAGGCGGCCGAGCGGGAGATCACCGAGGAGAGCGGGCTGGTGGACCTGCGACATGTCACCGAGCTCGGCTCCTATGTGCGGTCCGGCATCAGCGGTGACGGCACGATCCTGCCCGACCGGCTGAAGAACATCGAGATGCACCTCTACACCTCGGCCGGCGGCCCGCTGATCCCCACCGATCCCGACAACCCGTCCGCCGTCTGGGCCGACCCGGCGTCGGCGGCACGGCTGCTGACGCACCCAGCCGACGCGGCGTTCCTCGGCGCGTACGCCGCACGGATCCCGGCGGGCGACGGACCGCGAGCCGGCGCCACCCGGCCGGCGCACACGGCGGTGATTCTCGCCGCCGGTCTCGGCAGCCGGCTCATGCCCAGTACCGGAACCCTGCCGAAGGCATGCGTCCCGGTCGGCGGCGTACCGATCGTGGTGCGGGCGCTGGACGCCCTGAACGCCGCCGGGATCCACCGCGCCGTCATCGTGACCGGCCATCTGGCGCCCACCGTCACCGAGACCGTCCGCGGTCTGCGGCCCCGGTACGACGTGCGGTTCGTCACCAACGACCGGTACGCGACCACCGGCACGGCCGTCTCGCTGGCCACCGGGCTGGCCGCGCTCGACCCCCTGGAGATACCGGTGGTCGTCGAAGGGGACGTGGTCCTCGAAAGCGCGTCCTTCGAGCGGCTGTTGGCGCGGCCGGGCAGCAGCACCGGCGTCGAGGCGTACCGGCCAGGGCTGTCCGGGTCGTTCATGACCCTGGACGGCCGGGGACACGCCACCGGTGTCAGCCGCGCCGACTGGCGAGCGCCGGACACCGACGTGACCGACGGGTACAAGACCGTCAACGTCCATGTGTTCACCCACGCCGACCTGACCGGGACGGTGGCGCCGGCCCTGGCGGAGCTGACCGGTCGGGATCCCCGTGCCCACCTGGAGCATCTGCTGGCACGCTGCCTCGGCGCCGGGCTGTCCCTGGAGGCCGTGGACATGGCCGGGCTGCGCTGGTACGAGGTGGACGACGGCGCCGA
- a CDS encoding phytanoyl-CoA dioxygenase family protein translates to MRDDALMATRGDQRSAGENMQQQAGGTEGQIRSASERDWTPLSDADLRAYQTDGYLHLRGLFDPAEVARGQQLVKDARESGTPTIAEHESFTDRRHTVRVRDAIAHHPGLAEFLDHPGLIGPLASVLGPSVQVLGTEIFIRGLHDSPLESWHTDGGEYLQRIRLEEASVSLQVKAQVFLSDTSEDDCGNFLLIPGSHRRIPRKTVPNCYIEELNDPFERGEMPSDAVTVHAAPGDVLLFPYSLWHAVAKNTRRPRETFIFRFGHLWHRPHDYLQQPPEVLDTMSARLRRMFGDFGDDPHPTDFYKPPQQRQAMTLGAAAGSR, encoded by the coding sequence ATGCGCGACGACGCACTCATGGCAACTCGTGGTGATCAACGATCGGCGGGAGAGAACATGCAGCAGCAGGCGGGCGGAACGGAAGGCCAGATCCGGAGCGCGTCCGAGCGGGACTGGACGCCCCTGTCCGATGCCGACCTGCGCGCCTACCAGACGGATGGCTACCTGCACTTACGCGGACTGTTCGACCCCGCGGAGGTGGCCCGCGGTCAGCAGCTGGTGAAGGACGCCCGGGAAAGCGGTACACCCACCATCGCCGAGCACGAGAGTTTCACCGATCGCCGGCACACGGTCCGGGTGCGCGACGCGATCGCCCATCACCCGGGCTTGGCGGAGTTTCTCGACCACCCCGGCCTGATCGGGCCCTTGGCATCGGTTCTCGGCCCGAGCGTGCAGGTCCTCGGCACCGAGATCTTCATTCGGGGACTGCATGACTCCCCACTGGAGTCGTGGCACACCGACGGGGGCGAGTACCTCCAGCGCATACGGCTTGAGGAGGCCAGCGTCAGCCTCCAGGTGAAGGCGCAGGTGTTTCTGAGCGACACCTCGGAGGACGACTGCGGCAATTTCCTGCTGATACCGGGAAGTCACCGCCGGATTCCCCGAAAGACCGTACCGAACTGCTACATCGAGGAACTCAACGACCCCTTCGAACGGGGGGAGATGCCGTCCGACGCGGTGACCGTGCACGCGGCACCGGGGGATGTCCTGCTGTTCCCGTACTCCCTCTGGCACGCCGTGGCGAAGAACACCAGGCGCCCCCGGGAGACCTTCATCTTCCGGTTCGGCCACCTGTGGCACCGTCCGCACGACTACCTCCAACAGCCACCGGAGGTACTGGACACGATGTCGGCGCGGCTGCGCCGGATGTTCGGCGACTTCGGTGACGACCCCCATCCCACCGACTTCTACAAGCCGCCTCAGCAGCGACAGGCCATGACCCTCGGAGCGGCGGCAGGCAGCCGGTGA
- a CDS encoding ATP-binding protein, with translation MNSGNPLGDFPRARHTSTPTLPAHLLIGRRELRQRIEELTRSAFTGQGGALVLEGEAGIGKSALLACAQDAAPGFRTVRTSGSEFEQELPYSALHQMCVPMLKYLAELPERHRDALRVAFGLAEGTPDPFRIGLAVLGLVTAAARERPLLCLIDDAQWVDSASARAMVFLARRVAADPVAMIFAVRSTRAADGLGELPRLPVRGLSDADAKVLLATRCPFPLDDQVRDRLVAEAHGNPLALLELPRAGGFVPPDTSSVPTRIEHGFQARLAGLSAEARLLLLVASADLTGDPGLLWTAARHLGLDVAPASAEADATGLVEFGTRIRFSHPLARSAVYRAVEAGERRAAHAALAAVTDPVTAPDRRAWHRAQASPGPDDDIADELERCATRAQARGGVAAEAAFLERSVALSLAPTRRIERTLRAAQASFDAGATGKAADLLSLLGTATLGEFEHAEVDVLRGRIAFIRHCDGSGPMLMVRAAQRLASLAPDRARDCFLDAVEMSLSVGRGGAVINQVLTAARCMAPSPSSPDALDALIRLGADGHEAAVPLLRQALYTMGDSFWTRRPALAMMIAVELWDLDTQGAIGAWLVKAGRASGSPLLLRLGLAQKAVEASLAGDIGQAIAITAEEAAIADATNAPPLLYHRLHLAALRGDRDEALKLGEAAAAAPTTAGPGHVTNLHWTTAILNNGLADYPAALAAARRATEHGALFLTGAALPELIEAAVRCGDHTAAAGALDSLTEHTRSSGSAAGRGIAAYARGLVTGVEDHYREAVDLLTESPLRTYLARAHLLYGEWLRRQHRRRESREHLHTAHELLSRAGAEAFARRAAAELGAIGEKVQARSEQTYEKLTMQELAVARLVAPGATSNEVAAQLYISKRTVDAHLRNIFRKLGISSRRQLKDHPDLVLKNAPDNR, from the coding sequence ATGAACAGCGGCAACCCGCTGGGTGACTTCCCCCGCGCCCGGCATACGAGTACCCCCACGCTCCCGGCTCATCTGCTCATCGGCAGGCGCGAGTTGCGGCAACGTATCGAAGAGCTGACGAGATCCGCGTTCACGGGCCAGGGCGGCGCGCTGGTGCTGGAGGGCGAGGCGGGCATCGGCAAGAGCGCCCTGCTGGCGTGCGCCCAGGACGCGGCGCCCGGGTTTCGGACGGTCCGCACGTCCGGGTCGGAGTTCGAGCAGGAACTGCCGTACTCCGCGCTGCACCAGATGTGTGTGCCGATGCTGAAGTACTTGGCCGAGCTGCCGGAGCGGCATCGCGACGCCCTGCGGGTCGCCTTCGGGCTGGCCGAGGGCACACCCGACCCGTTCCGTATCGGGCTGGCGGTCCTGGGGCTGGTGACGGCGGCGGCCCGGGAGCGGCCACTGCTGTGCTTGATCGATGACGCGCAGTGGGTCGACAGCGCGTCCGCCAGGGCCATGGTCTTCCTCGCCCGCCGGGTCGCGGCGGACCCGGTGGCGATGATCTTCGCGGTGCGCTCGACGCGTGCGGCCGACGGGCTCGGCGAGCTGCCACGGCTGCCGGTCCGGGGGCTGAGCGACGCGGACGCCAAGGTCCTGCTCGCGACCCGCTGCCCGTTCCCGCTCGATGACCAGGTCCGGGATCGGCTCGTCGCCGAGGCCCACGGGAACCCGTTGGCGCTGCTGGAGCTGCCGCGTGCCGGTGGTTTCGTGCCGCCCGACACCTCGTCGGTGCCGACCAGGATCGAGCACGGTTTCCAGGCCAGGCTGGCCGGCCTGTCCGCCGAGGCCCGGCTGCTGCTGCTCGTGGCGAGCGCCGACCTGACCGGCGACCCCGGCCTGCTCTGGACAGCCGCGCGTCATCTGGGCCTCGACGTGGCGCCGGCCAGCGCGGAGGCGGACGCGACGGGGCTGGTCGAGTTCGGCACCCGTATCCGTTTCAGCCACCCGTTGGCCCGTTCGGCGGTCTACCGCGCCGTCGAAGCCGGCGAACGCCGCGCGGCGCACGCGGCGTTGGCGGCGGTGACCGACCCGGTCACGGCGCCGGACCGCCGGGCCTGGCACCGCGCCCAGGCGAGCCCCGGCCCCGATGACGACATCGCCGACGAGTTGGAGAGGTGCGCGACGCGTGCCCAGGCGCGCGGGGGTGTGGCGGCCGAGGCCGCCTTCCTCGAACGCTCGGTGGCGCTGTCGCTGGCGCCCACCCGCCGGATCGAACGAACGCTGCGTGCCGCCCAGGCCAGCTTCGACGCCGGGGCTACCGGCAAGGCCGCTGACCTGCTCTCGCTCCTCGGCACCGCCACGCTGGGGGAGTTCGAGCATGCTGAGGTCGACGTGTTACGGGGCCGGATCGCCTTCATCCGGCACTGCGACGGCTCCGGACCGATGCTGATGGTGCGGGCCGCCCAACGACTGGCGAGCCTGGCCCCGGACCGGGCCCGTGACTGCTTCCTCGACGCCGTGGAGATGAGCCTGTCCGTCGGCCGGGGCGGCGCCGTCATCAACCAGGTCCTCACCGCGGCCCGGTGCATGGCGCCGTCACCGAGTTCGCCGGACGCCCTGGACGCCTTGATCAGGCTGGGCGCCGACGGGCACGAGGCCGCGGTTCCGCTGCTTCGCCAGGCTCTGTACACCATGGGCGACTCGTTCTGGACCCGGCGTCCCGCGCTGGCCATGATGATCGCCGTCGAGCTGTGGGACCTGGACACCCAGGGCGCCATCGGCGCGTGGCTGGTGAAGGCGGGCCGCGCGTCGGGATCGCCGCTGCTGCTGAGGCTCGGCCTGGCCCAGAAGGCGGTCGAGGCGAGCCTGGCCGGCGACATCGGGCAGGCGATCGCCATCACGGCGGAGGAGGCGGCGATCGCCGACGCGACCAACGCTCCCCCGCTGCTGTACCACCGGCTGCATCTCGCCGCGCTGCGCGGCGACCGCGACGAGGCGCTCAAACTGGGCGAGGCAGCCGCCGCGGCGCCGACCACCGCTGGCCCGGGACACGTCACCAACCTGCACTGGACCACGGCGATCCTCAACAACGGGCTGGCCGACTACCCGGCCGCACTGGCCGCGGCCCGCAGGGCCACCGAGCACGGTGCCCTGTTTCTCACCGGAGCGGCCCTGCCGGAACTGATCGAGGCCGCGGTCCGCTGTGGCGACCACACCGCCGCGGCGGGGGCCCTGGACTCCCTCACCGAACACACCCGGTCCAGCGGATCCGCCGCCGGCCGGGGGATCGCGGCCTACGCACGAGGGCTCGTGACCGGCGTCGAGGACCACTACCGGGAAGCCGTCGACCTGCTCACCGAGAGCCCGCTCCGCACCTATCTGGCCCGGGCGCACCTCTTATACGGCGAGTGGCTGCGGCGCCAACACCGCCGGCGGGAGAGCCGTGAGCACCTGCACACCGCCCATGAGCTGCTGTCCAGGGCCGGCGCTGAGGCGTTCGCCCGACGGGCCGCCGCCGAACTGGGCGCCATCGGCGAGAAGGTCCAGGCCCGGTCCGAGCAGACATACGAGAAGCTGACCATGCAGGAGCTTGCGGTCGCCCGCCTCGTCGCCCCGGGTGCCACCTCCAACGAAGTCGCCGCCCAGCTCTACATCAGCAAACGCACCGTCGACGCCCACCTGCGCAACATCTTCCGCAAACTCGGCATCAGCTCGCGCAGACAGCTCAAGGACCACCCCGACCTCGTCCTCAAGAACGCGCCCGACAACCGGTGA
- a CDS encoding MFS transporter has translation MSPLLPRTRPQRVLAGSNFVYTVGSGLYLTGGVLYFTEAARLPASQVGLGLGIAGALALALGVTVGHLADRLGARGVYMATLAVQGLATAGFVLADSFWPFVLVVSAATAAKAAGVAARSPLIKHYGGDRPQEFRAYLRAVTNVGISFGAVGAAWVVQVGTLTAYHLMVVGNAIAFAVSATLLALLPPVRPVAVADGPRSIALRDRPYLLLTALDGIMAIQFKVLTVAIPLWLVNATTAPHWLIAGTMLTSTVIVVLFQVRASRNVDSPVAGGHAYRRAGAAFLVACSLISLAAGTPAWVAATVLLTAVVIHTVGELWHTAASFEVSFALAPPHATGQYLGVFGLGAGLAEALGPGLLIALCLSWGRPGWYVVGAMFALTGLAAPHAVRWAQRHRPVQPTPVEPVAKLSTT, from the coding sequence ATGTCCCCTTTGTTACCGCGCACCAGGCCCCAACGCGTCCTCGCGGGCTCGAACTTCGTCTACACCGTCGGCTCCGGCCTCTATCTCACCGGCGGAGTGCTGTACTTCACCGAGGCGGCGCGGCTTCCGGCGAGCCAGGTCGGGCTCGGGCTCGGGATCGCCGGGGCGCTCGCGCTGGCTCTGGGCGTGACGGTCGGCCACCTGGCGGACCGGCTCGGGGCACGCGGCGTCTACATGGCCACCCTCGCGGTGCAGGGGCTGGCAACGGCGGGCTTCGTCCTGGCGGACAGCTTCTGGCCGTTCGTCCTCGTCGTCAGCGCGGCCACGGCGGCGAAGGCGGCCGGTGTGGCGGCCCGCTCCCCGCTCATCAAGCACTACGGGGGGGACCGGCCGCAGGAGTTCCGGGCCTACCTCCGCGCGGTGACCAACGTCGGCATCTCCTTCGGCGCCGTGGGAGCGGCCTGGGTCGTCCAGGTCGGCACCCTCACCGCCTACCACCTCATGGTCGTCGGCAACGCGATCGCCTTCGCCGTCTCCGCGACGCTCCTGGCCCTCCTCCCGCCGGTCAGGCCCGTCGCCGTCGCCGACGGCCCGCGCTCGATCGCTCTTCGCGACCGCCCCTACCTGCTGCTGACCGCCCTCGACGGCATCATGGCCATCCAGTTCAAGGTGCTGACCGTGGCCATTCCGCTCTGGCTGGTCAACGCCACCACCGCCCCGCACTGGCTCATCGCGGGCACGATGCTCACCAGCACCGTCATCGTCGTCCTGTTCCAGGTGCGGGCCAGCCGCAATGTCGACTCGCCCGTCGCCGGCGGCCACGCCTACCGTCGAGCGGGCGCGGCCTTCCTCGTCGCCTGCTCGCTGATCTCGCTGGCCGCGGGCACACCGGCGTGGGTGGCCGCGACGGTGCTCCTCACCGCCGTGGTGATCCACACGGTCGGCGAGCTCTGGCACACCGCCGCGAGCTTCGAGGTGTCCTTCGCTCTCGCCCCACCCCACGCCACCGGCCAGTACCTGGGCGTCTTCGGACTGGGCGCCGGACTGGCCGAGGCCCTCGGACCCGGTCTGCTGATCGCTCTCTGCCTCTCCTGGGGCCGCCCCGGCTGGTACGTCGTGGGGGCCATGTTCGCCCTCACCGGCCTGGCGGCACCGCACGCCGTCCGGTGGGCCCAACGCCACCGGCCCGTTCAGCCGACGCCGGTCGAGCCCGTGGCGAAGCTGTCGACCACCTGA
- the rhaS gene encoding rhamnose ABC transporter substrate-binding protein, translated as MSPMIRRRTPRRTAGATALALGVALTLAACGGTTRDGEEERDDVPAGGASADPDAEFASDLSFAMLPKSVNNPYFEASSEGAARIVEELDGSYEYTGPSDASASSQLSYVNALSQQATDVVLLSANDPNALCSALEQARDLETTVVTFDSDVAPECRDVFVSQVDGAEVSGTLLELTAEQIGGEGEIAVLSATANATNQNAWIDAMEAELAENPDYADIELVAVAYGDDADEKSFRETQGLLQAHPDLKAIVSPTTVGIAAAARYLQGSEYGGEVALTGLGTPNQMREFVTDGTVTEFALWDPTRLGELAAYAGAAVASGIITGAEGETFTAGELGEYTVGSDGVITLGPPARFNADNIDAFDF; from the coding sequence ATGAGCCCCATGATTCGCAGGAGAACACCCCGCCGCACGGCCGGGGCCACGGCTCTCGCCCTCGGCGTGGCCCTGACCCTGGCCGCTTGCGGCGGCACCACCCGGGACGGCGAGGAGGAACGCGACGACGTCCCCGCCGGCGGCGCGAGCGCCGATCCCGACGCCGAGTTCGCGTCCGACCTGAGCTTCGCGATGCTGCCCAAGTCCGTCAACAACCCCTATTTCGAGGCCTCAAGCGAGGGCGCGGCGCGGATCGTGGAGGAGCTGGACGGCTCCTACGAGTACACCGGCCCGTCCGACGCCTCCGCCTCCTCGCAGCTCTCCTACGTCAACGCGCTCAGCCAACAGGCCACGGACGTCGTGCTGTTGTCCGCCAATGATCCCAACGCGCTGTGTTCCGCGCTGGAACAGGCCCGCGACCTGGAGACGACGGTGGTGACGTTCGACTCCGATGTGGCGCCCGAGTGCCGGGACGTCTTCGTCAGCCAGGTCGACGGCGCCGAGGTGAGCGGCACGCTGCTGGAGCTGACGGCCGAACAGATCGGCGGCGAAGGGGAGATCGCCGTGCTGTCGGCGACCGCCAACGCGACCAACCAGAACGCCTGGATCGACGCCATGGAGGCGGAGTTGGCGGAGAACCCGGACTACGCCGACATCGAACTGGTCGCCGTCGCCTACGGGGACGACGCGGACGAGAAGTCCTTCCGTGAGACGCAGGGCCTGCTCCAGGCCCACCCCGACCTCAAGGCGATCGTCTCCCCCACCACGGTCGGCATCGCCGCCGCCGCGCGCTACCTCCAGGGCTCGGAGTACGGGGGCGAGGTGGCCCTCACGGGCCTGGGAACCCCGAACCAGATGCGGGAGTTCGTCACCGACGGCACCGTCACGGAGTTCGCGCTCTGGGACCCGACCCGGCTCGGCGAACTCGCCGCCTACGCCGGCGCCGCCGTCGCCTCCGGCATCATCACCGGCGCCGAGGGCGAGACGTTCACGGCCGGCGAGTTGGGCGAGTACACGGTGGGCTCGGACGGGGTGATCACCCTGGGGCCGCCGGCCCGCTTCAACGCGGACAACATCGACGCGTTCGACTTCTGA
- a CDS encoding ABC transporter permease — protein MSAEADRRPLRLPRRLAGWDAAVVLLTVLTLAVASGAVDEFGTTRNATFLILDLAPVLLLALPMTLIVVSGEIDLSVASTVGLTSALMGELWAGGWPLETIVPLAVLAGAVLGAFNGLLVTFLGLPSLAVTIGTLALYRGLAYVLLGDTAVADFARDYTRWTIGSLGGGWVPNVVPPILLLVVLFALVLHATPVGRSIFAMGANDTAAAFAGVPVERTKFWLYVVSGAVAGLVGVYWTLRYSTARADNAEGLELTVVAAVLLGGVSIYGGRGTLLGVVAGVVLLTSLQNALRLAKVSADALTVVTGTLLILSVLLPNLAAALRARPRRRALPPAAPGGPAPPPAAPPPAPEPTRRDGSTP, from the coding sequence ATGTCCGCTGAAGCCGACCGCCGCCCGCTCCGCCTCCCCCGTCGACTCGCCGGCTGGGACGCGGCCGTGGTCCTGCTCACCGTGCTGACGCTGGCCGTGGCCTCGGGCGCGGTGGACGAGTTCGGCACCACCCGCAACGCGACCTTCCTCATCCTCGATCTGGCTCCCGTGCTGCTGCTGGCGCTGCCGATGACCCTGATCGTGGTCAGCGGCGAGATCGACCTCTCGGTGGCCAGCACGGTCGGCCTGACCAGCGCCCTGATGGGTGAACTGTGGGCGGGGGGCTGGCCGTTGGAGACCATCGTCCCGCTGGCCGTGCTGGCCGGCGCGGTGCTCGGGGCGTTCAACGGGCTGTTGGTCACCTTCCTCGGCCTGCCCTCGCTGGCCGTCACCATCGGCACGCTGGCCCTCTACCGCGGCCTGGCCTATGTGCTCCTCGGGGACACGGCGGTCGCCGACTTCGCGCGGGACTACACCCGTTGGACCATCGGCTCGTTGGGCGGCGGCTGGGTGCCCAACGTCGTCCCGCCCATCCTGCTGCTGGTCGTGCTCTTCGCCCTCGTCCTGCACGCGACGCCGGTGGGCCGCTCGATCTTCGCCATGGGCGCCAACGACACGGCCGCCGCCTTCGCCGGCGTGCCGGTGGAGCGGACCAAGTTCTGGCTCTATGTGGTCTCCGGCGCCGTCGCGGGGCTGGTCGGCGTCTACTGGACCCTGCGCTACTCCACCGCCCGCGCCGACAACGCCGAGGGGCTCGAACTGACGGTGGTGGCCGCCGTGTTGCTCGGCGGCGTCTCCATCTACGGCGGCCGGGGAACGCTGTTGGGCGTGGTCGCCGGCGTGGTGCTGCTGACCTCGCTCCAGAACGCGCTGCGGCTGGCGAAGGTCTCGGCCGACGCCCTCACCGTGGTCACCGGCACCCTGCTGATCCTCTCGGTGCTGCTGCCCAACCTCGCCGCCGCCCTGCGCGCCCGCCCGCGCCGCCGCGCGCTGCCGCCCGCCGCGCCGGGCGGCCCCGCCCCACCACCGGCCGCACCTCCCCCCGCCCCCGAGCCGACACGAAGGGATGGCAGCACGCCATGA
- a CDS encoding ABC transporter permease — translation MTAAEGSSGNRRGGAVLLDAVLHFRALGLVVVLVALVGSTWLANSRFLSAQSIRDILLATALTLLLACGMTMVVVGRGIDLSVASVLGLSAFGTATVLRDHPGLPVPLAALVGVAIGAACGAVNGVVIAYGRVPALVATLGTLYVFRGLVYFLAGGSRVNAGELPRSFLDFGTARVLGVPWLFLIAVLVLLVVGEFLRRHRAGRDLYAIGSHEEAARLAGLPIPSRLLLAYVVSGTLAGLGGVLYAARYGTVDASAGYGMELDIVAAVVVGGVAIFGGSGSVYGAALGALLLTVINNALPVLGVDPFWQRAVVGALIIAAIALDRLVARRVATSLRWGDAHVR, via the coding sequence ATGACCGCCGCCGAGGGCTCATCCGGGAACAGGCGCGGCGGCGCGGTACTGCTGGACGCCGTGCTCCACTTCCGCGCGCTGGGGCTGGTGGTCGTGCTGGTGGCGCTGGTCGGCTCCACCTGGCTGGCCAACTCCCGTTTCCTGTCGGCCCAGTCGATCCGCGACATCCTGCTGGCGACCGCGCTGACGCTGCTGCTGGCCTGCGGGATGACCATGGTGGTGGTCGGCCGGGGCATCGATCTGTCGGTGGCGTCCGTGCTGGGCCTGTCCGCGTTCGGCACGGCCACCGTGCTGAGGGACCACCCCGGGCTGCCCGTTCCCCTCGCCGCCCTGGTCGGTGTCGCCATCGGCGCGGCGTGCGGCGCGGTCAACGGGGTGGTCATCGCCTACGGCCGGGTTCCCGCGCTGGTGGCGACGCTCGGCACGCTCTATGTCTTCCGTGGCCTGGTCTACTTCCTGGCCGGCGGCTCCCGCGTCAACGCCGGCGAACTGCCGCGTTCGTTCCTGGACTTCGGCACCGCCAGGGTGCTGGGCGTGCCCTGGCTCTTCCTGATCGCGGTGCTGGTGCTGCTGGTCGTCGGCGAGTTCCTGCGCCGCCACCGCGCCGGCCGCGACCTCTACGCGATCGGCTCCCACGAGGAGGCCGCCCGGCTCGCCGGGCTGCCCATCCCGTCCCGGCTGCTGCTGGCCTATGTGGTCTCCGGCACTCTCGCCGGGCTCGGTGGGGTCCTCTACGCGGCCCGCTACGGAACGGTCGACGCGTCCGCCGGCTACGGGATGGAGTTGGACATCGTCGCGGCCGTGGTGGTCGGCGGGGTCGCGATCTTCGGCGGCAGCGGCAGCGTCTACGGCGCGGCGCTGGGCGCGCTGCTGCTGACCGTGATCAACAACGCGCTGCCGGTGCTGGGCGTCGATCCGTTCTGGCAGCGGGCCGTCGTCGGTGCCCTGATCATCGCGGCCATCGCCCTCGACCGGTTGGTCGCGCGGCGCGTCGCCACCTCGCTCCGATGGGGGGACGCCCATGTCCGCTGA
- a CDS encoding sugar ABC transporter ATP-binding protein translates to MMAPVPTVPTVLALRDVWKSFGAVPALRGAHLDLRAGEVHALVGENGAGKSTLIKVLAGVHRADRGVLELDGEPVEFRGPQDARAAGIAVIHQEPALFPDLSVAENVFVGRQPLGRFGRIDERTMHAETRTLLTRLGVPLAPDRPARGLSIADQQIVEIAKAVSLDTRALVMDEPTAALSGPEVARLFSVVNALRAEGTAVLFVSHRFAEITALCQRVTVLRDGAHVSTELLADTSVDRLVARMVGREPDALFVRQEEQHPVGDVVLEVEGLRRAGVYRDVGFTVRAGEIVALAGLVGAGRSEVARGVFGVDRRDGGTVRVAGRALPPGRPRAAMAAGLALVPEDRRQQGLVLALSVQRNATLPRARELSRFGFLVGGAERRAARAWAARLRTRYGDLDDPVGTLSGGNQQKVVLAKWLATAPRVLIVDEPTRGIDIGTKAEVHRLIARLAADGVAILLISSELPEVLGMADRVLVMREGRLVAELPRAEADEERVIRAATGQEAPL, encoded by the coding sequence ATCATGGCCCCCGTCCCCACCGTCCCCACCGTCCTCGCCCTCCGTGACGTCTGGAAGAGCTTCGGCGCGGTCCCCGCGCTGCGCGGAGCGCACCTCGACCTGCGCGCCGGGGAGGTGCACGCCCTGGTCGGCGAGAACGGCGCCGGCAAGTCGACGCTCATCAAGGTGCTGGCCGGCGTGCACCGCGCCGACCGGGGGGTGCTCGAACTCGACGGGGAGCCCGTGGAGTTCAGGGGGCCCCAGGACGCCAGGGCGGCCGGCATCGCGGTGATCCACCAGGAGCCGGCGCTCTTCCCCGACCTGAGCGTGGCGGAGAACGTCTTCGTCGGCCGCCAGCCGCTCGGTCGGTTCGGCCGGATCGACGAGCGGACGATGCACGCCGAGACGCGGACCCTGCTGACCCGCCTGGGCGTCCCCCTCGCGCCCGACCGCCCGGCGCGCGGCCTGTCCATCGCGGACCAGCAGATCGTCGAGATCGCCAAGGCCGTCTCGTTGGACACCCGCGCGCTGGTGATGGACGAGCCCACGGCCGCGCTGTCAGGACCGGAGGTGGCACGGCTCTTCTCGGTGGTGAACGCGCTGCGCGCCGAGGGCACCGCCGTGCTCTTCGTCTCCCACCGCTTCGCCGAGATCACCGCCCTGTGCCAGCGGGTCACCGTGCTGCGCGACGGCGCACATGTCTCCACCGAGTTGCTCGCCGACACATCCGTGGACCGACTGGTGGCGCGGATGGTGGGTCGCGAGCCGGACGCGCTCTTCGTGCGCCAGGAGGAACAACACCCGGTCGGTGACGTGGTGTTGGAGGTCGAGGGGCTGCGCCGGGCGGGCGTCTACCGGGACGTCGGCTTCACCGTCCGCGCCGGGGAGATCGTCGCCCTGGCCGGCCTGGTGGGCGCCGGGCGCTCCGAAGTGGCGCGCGGCGTCTTCGGCGTGGACCGACGCGACGGCGGAACGGTCCGGGTCGCCGGCCGCGCCCTGCCGCCCGGCCGGCCACGGGCCGCGATGGCCGCCGGCCTGGCGCTGGTCCCCGAGGACCGCCGTCAGCAGGGGCTGGTGCTGGCGCTCTCCGTCCAGCGCAACGCGACGCTGCCGCGCGCCCGCGAGCTCTCCCGCTTCGGTTTCCTCGTCGGCGGCGCCGAGCGGCGCGCCGCCCGCGCGTGGGCGGCCCGGCTGCGCACCCGGTACGGCGATCTCGACGACCCGGTCGGCACCCTCTCCGGCGGCAACCAGCAGAAGGTGGTCCTCGCCAAGTGGCTGGCCACCGCGCCCCGGGTGCTGATCGTGGACGAGCCGACCCGGGGCATCGACATCGGCACCAAGGCCGAGGTGCACCGGCTGATCGCCCGGCTGGCGGCCGACGGGGTGGCGATCCTGCTGATCTCCTCCGAGCTGCCCGAGGTGCTCGGCATGGCCGACCGGGTGCTGGTGATGCGCGAGGGCCGGCTGGTCGCCGAGCTGCCGCGCGCCGAGGCGGACGAGGAACGGGTGATCCGTGCGGCGACCGGTCAGGAGGCCCCGCTATGA